One window of the Paenibacillus beijingensis genome contains the following:
- a CDS encoding PIG-L deacetylase family protein → MEKWRVLLITAHPDDETSCGGTLAKLADAGHEITVAVATSGNRGTQDPSIRPDQLAQIREREMQEASYILGVHKLIGLGYDDGTLADQAGLKEHLYRLIRSERPDIVITLDAWRKYEFHPDHRALGLAATEAAYLADGCWYYPEHAEEGLKPWKPQEVYLIWSDDPNYSVDVCATWERKLLAADAHVSQSSGGRTFRENFVNWITLRAPGGEVQKEESFRKIYGTSLNI, encoded by the coding sequence ATGGAAAAGTGGAGAGTACTGCTCATTACGGCTCATCCGGACGATGAGACATCCTGCGGAGGAACGCTGGCGAAGCTGGCGGACGCAGGTCACGAGATTACCGTGGCGGTCGCTACCAGCGGCAACCGCGGAACGCAGGATCCTTCAATACGCCCGGATCAATTGGCGCAAATCAGAGAACGGGAGATGCAGGAAGCATCCTACATTCTGGGTGTGCATAAGCTCATCGGCCTCGGTTACGACGACGGGACGCTGGCGGACCAAGCCGGGCTGAAGGAGCATCTATACCGGCTGATCCGTTCCGAACGGCCGGATATTGTCATTACGCTTGATGCTTGGCGAAAATATGAATTTCATCCCGACCATCGCGCGCTCGGCCTTGCCGCAACCGAAGCGGCGTATTTGGCCGACGGCTGCTGGTATTATCCGGAACATGCCGAAGAAGGGCTGAAGCCTTGGAAACCGCAGGAAGTCTACTTGATATGGTCGGACGATCCGAACTATTCCGTTGATGTATGCGCTACGTGGGAACGCAAGCTGCTTGCCGCAGACGCCCATGTCAGCCAGTCTTCCGGCGGCAGGACGTTCCGTGAAAATTTTGTAAACTGGATTACGCTGCGTGCTCCCGGAGGAGAGGTTCAGAAGGAAGAATCGTTCCGAAAAATATACGGGACAAGCTTGAACATATGA
- a CDS encoding helix-turn-helix transcriptional regulator, with protein sequence MGVNMNEGSLQGSLPNSLKTFQGFEPFQIFVNRNEGDWRMPFEWHEPLEIFYVKSGRGQFYIDDKVYVFEPDDLFVIGNRELHKSQLIDHEPFEVLVIMFDPELAKAVQVEDGMDPLSLFYERDVGFSHCLKVREPLRSKLSFAFERLQEEHEGGTDSYSRRTIVSHLQWLLVELNRAYRGNTPYIRLDNHSKVHFKPVVAGAMEFINEHYNEDLHLDRIAGYLGVNPSYLSRVFKQNSGFSLVEFITFKRVWRAKEMLLYTNRKVTDIAYEIGYNNVTHFQWTFKKMFGVSPSQYRKLPRGYYRLQKY encoded by the coding sequence ATGGGAGTCAATATGAACGAAGGCTCACTGCAAGGAAGCCTGCCGAATTCCTTAAAAACGTTTCAAGGCTTCGAACCGTTCCAAATTTTCGTCAACCGTAACGAGGGAGATTGGCGGATGCCGTTCGAATGGCACGAGCCGCTTGAAATTTTTTATGTAAAATCGGGTCGGGGGCAGTTTTATATCGATGATAAAGTGTATGTCTTCGAACCGGATGATCTGTTCGTGATCGGAAACCGCGAGCTGCACAAAAGCCAGCTGATTGACCATGAGCCGTTTGAAGTGCTGGTCATCATGTTCGATCCTGAACTTGCAAAGGCGGTTCAGGTTGAAGACGGGATGGACCCGCTATCGCTATTTTATGAGCGCGATGTCGGCTTCTCCCACTGCCTGAAAGTTCGGGAACCGCTCAGGAGCAAGCTTTCCTTTGCGTTTGAGCGGCTGCAAGAGGAGCACGAAGGCGGCACAGACAGCTACTCCCGCCGGACGATCGTTTCGCATTTGCAGTGGCTGCTTGTGGAACTGAACCGGGCCTACAGGGGGAACACACCATACATCCGTCTGGACAATCATTCGAAAGTCCATTTCAAGCCGGTCGTTGCGGGTGCGATGGAGTTCATTAACGAGCATTACAACGAGGATCTGCATCTGGACCGGATCGCCGGATATCTTGGCGTCAATCCGTCCTATCTTAGCCGGGTATTCAAACAGAATTCCGGCTTCTCGCTCGTCGAGTTCATCACGTTCAAACGTGTTTGGCGGGCGAAGGAGATGCTGCTATACACAAACCGTAAAGTGACGGACATTGCATACGAGATCGGGTATAACAACGTCACTCATTTTCAGTGGACATTCAAAAAAATGTTTGGGGTCAGTCCCAGTCAATACCGGAAGCTGCCGCGAGGTTATTATCGTTTGCAAAAGTACTGA
- a CDS encoding ABC transporter ATP-binding protein, whose product MSSISATASGVHDAPVVELDRIVRRFGGRAVLDGISLRVERGELFGLLGPSGSGKTTLVKVMTGIDKADEGSVHMLGEPMPKLSMLQRFGYMAQSDALYGELTAKENLVFFASLYGLKGARRSERIHDSMAVVGLLDHLNKPVGAYSGGMKRRLSLAISLLHEPQLLVLDEPTVGIDPVLRQSIWKELAKMREGGTTIILTTHVMDEADKCDRLALIKDGKLTAVGSPAALKAETGSETIEEAFIALGGGIRS is encoded by the coding sequence ATGTCCTCCATCTCTGCAACTGCGTCGGGCGTTCATGACGCGCCGGTCGTGGAGCTGGACCGTATCGTACGCCGGTTTGGCGGCCGCGCCGTTCTGGACGGCATTTCGTTGCGCGTAGAGCGCGGCGAGCTGTTCGGTCTGCTCGGTCCGTCCGGCTCCGGCAAAACAACGCTTGTGAAAGTGATGACCGGCATCGACAAAGCCGATGAAGGCTCGGTTCATATGCTCGGCGAGCCGATGCCGAAGCTGTCCATGCTGCAGCGGTTCGGTTATATGGCGCAGTCCGACGCGCTCTACGGAGAGCTGACGGCGAAAGAAAACCTCGTTTTTTTCGCTTCGCTGTACGGACTTAAGGGAGCGCGCCGCAGCGAACGCATTCATGATTCGATGGCGGTTGTCGGCTTGCTTGACCATCTGAACAAACCAGTTGGCGCGTATTCCGGCGGCATGAAGCGGCGGTTGTCGCTGGCGATTTCGCTGCTTCACGAGCCGCAGCTGCTCGTGCTGGATGAGCCGACCGTCGGGATCGATCCGGTGCTAAGGCAGTCGATCTGGAAGGAGCTTGCGAAGATGAGGGAAGGCGGCACGACGATTATTTTGACGACGCATGTAATGGATGAGGCGGACAAATGCGACCGGCTCGCACTCATTAAGGACGGCAAGCTGACCGCCGTCGGCTCGCCCGCGGCGCTTAAAGCGGAAACGGGAAGCGAAACGATCGAAGAAGCGTTTATCGCGCTGGGGGGAGGTATCCGATCATGA
- a CDS encoding ABC transporter permease, whose protein sequence is MRIRALAIRIIRQFVRDKRTLALLFLAPLLILCLVKLVFNGQTVHPEIGIVGVPQLLAQRLEQTDAHITVYDDAGSAEEALKAGDLHAVLTLADRTPHIRLEGSDPSESKMVLLLLQRTMQADMPSVQPDVSYLHGYEDMTSFDSFGPVLIGFFSFFFVFMLAGVSFLRERTSGTLERLLATPIRRSEVVAGYLSGFGLFTLLQAALIAWFAIDVLGLYMQGSIWLVLFMNLLLSLTALTLGTLLSSFAGSEFQIIQFIPLVIVPQVFFSGLFNLDAMLPWLQNLSLIMPLYYGADAMRGIMIRGEGWEGIQLDVYVLIGFSLAFALLNVLALRKHRAI, encoded by the coding sequence ATGAGAATCCGCGCACTTGCCATCCGCATTATCCGCCAGTTCGTGCGGGATAAACGTACGCTCGCGCTGCTATTTTTGGCGCCGCTCCTCATTCTTTGCCTGGTGAAGCTGGTGTTTAACGGCCAAACGGTCCACCCGGAAATCGGAATTGTGGGCGTCCCGCAGCTGCTCGCCCAGCGGCTGGAGCAGACGGACGCGCATATTACCGTGTACGATGATGCCGGAAGCGCCGAAGAAGCGCTGAAAGCGGGCGATTTGCACGCCGTGTTGACGCTGGCGGACAGAACGCCGCACATCCGGCTTGAAGGCAGCGACCCTTCCGAGAGCAAAATGGTGCTGCTGCTGCTCCAGCGGACGATGCAGGCGGATATGCCGTCGGTGCAGCCCGACGTTTCTTACCTGCACGGCTATGAAGATATGACCTCGTTCGATTCGTTCGGTCCGGTGCTGATCGGGTTCTTCTCATTTTTCTTCGTCTTCATGCTGGCCGGCGTTTCGTTTCTTAGGGAGCGAACGAGCGGCACGCTGGAGCGGCTGCTGGCGACGCCGATCCGGCGGTCCGAGGTCGTGGCGGGTTATTTGTCCGGCTTCGGGTTGTTTACCTTGTTGCAGGCGGCGCTGATCGCCTGGTTCGCCATCGACGTGCTCGGCCTCTATATGCAGGGATCTATCTGGCTGGTGCTGTTCATGAATTTGCTGCTGTCGCTGACGGCGCTGACGCTCGGCACGCTGCTCTCGTCTTTTGCCGGCAGCGAGTTTCAAATCATTCAGTTTATCCCGCTCGTTATCGTGCCGCAGGTGTTTTTCTCCGGGTTGTTCAATCTGGACGCGATGCTGCCATGGCTGCAAAACTTAAGCCTGATCATGCCGCTTTATTACGGGGCGGATGCGATGCGCGGCATTATGATCCGGGGCGAAGGCTGGGAGGGAATTCAGCTTGACGTCTACGTGCTGATTGGTTTTTCGCTGGCGTTTGCGCTGCTTAATGTGCTGGCGCTGCGCAAGCACCGGGCGATTTAA
- a CDS encoding TetR/AcrR family transcriptional regulator → MRESTEQWIEELLKIDAGEKMTEKQSKILAAAIEVFSEKGFSASSTSEIAQRAGVAEGTIFRHYKTKKDLLVSIVAPTMAKLMAPFVLRGFNKVLDVEYERYDQFLRAFIENRIEFLNNHRSVLKILVQEIPFHPELREQFFQNIASKVLERLGAIVGKFQAQGNMVELPTLTVLRLTGSALLGYTLSRMFYGEREGADWDDEYEREQTIAFIMRGLGMNG, encoded by the coding sequence ATGCGAGAGTCGACCGAGCAGTGGATTGAAGAGCTGCTGAAAATCGACGCCGGGGAAAAAATGACCGAGAAGCAGTCCAAAATATTGGCGGCGGCAATCGAAGTTTTTTCGGAGAAAGGATTTTCGGCGTCTTCGACGAGCGAAATCGCGCAGCGGGCGGGCGTAGCCGAAGGCACGATATTCCGCCACTATAAAACGAAGAAGGACCTGCTCGTGTCGATCGTGGCGCCGACGATGGCAAAGCTTATGGCTCCGTTCGTGCTGCGCGGCTTCAACAAGGTGCTCGATGTCGAATACGAGCGCTACGATCAGTTTTTGCGCGCGTTCATCGAGAACCGAATCGAATTTCTGAACAATCACCGCAGCGTGCTGAAAATATTGGTGCAGGAAATCCCGTTTCATCCCGAGCTGCGGGAGCAGTTTTTTCAAAATATTGCTTCCAAGGTGCTGGAGCGGCTTGGCGCCATCGTCGGAAAGTTCCAGGCGCAGGGCAACATGGTTGAGCTGCCGACGTTAACCGTTCTCCGCTTAACCGGTTCGGCTCTATTAGGCTATACGCTGTCCCGCATGTTCTATGGCGAACGGGAAGGAGCCGACTGGGACGACGAGTATGAGCGGGAACAGACGATTGCGTTCATCATGCGGGGTCTCGGGATGAACGGGTGA
- a CDS encoding multidrug effflux MFS transporter, which produces MNHSIETDPNTMPQAPVRTRRLGIALMLGSLTAIGPFSLDMYLPALPGMTGNLHTSASLAQLSLTACMLGLALGQLLAGPLSDTYGRKKPLIAALAVYTLSSLLCAFSPNIGVLVALRLIQGLSGAAGIVISRAVVRDLFSGNEMTRFFSQLMLINGAAPILAPIIGGQLLKVVSWRGVFVALFLLGAALLLAVLFTLPETLPARRRSGGGLRQTLRTFRGFASDRLFIGYVLAMGLVSAGMFSYISGSPFVIQNVFGVSEQGYSLIFAMNGAGIILASQIAGRLAGKIAVERLFGFGITTAVAGGTALLLSIVLDGGLVPVVISLFFVVSSVGIVGTTSTSLAMQNAGQAAGSASALLGMLQFVLGAAASPLVGLGGEAAALPMAVVIASAEALAVVICFTLIRGAGRRQ; this is translated from the coding sequence ATGAATCATTCAATTGAAACGGATCCGAACACGATGCCGCAGGCGCCGGTCCGCACCCGAAGACTCGGCATCGCCCTCATGCTCGGCTCGCTTACGGCCATCGGGCCGTTTTCCCTGGACATGTATTTGCCTGCGCTGCCGGGGATGACGGGCAATCTGCATACGAGCGCTTCGCTCGCCCAGCTCAGTCTGACCGCATGCATGCTCGGACTGGCGCTCGGGCAGCTGCTGGCGGGACCGCTCAGCGATACATATGGAAGGAAAAAGCCGCTGATTGCGGCGCTGGCCGTTTATACGCTCTCCTCGTTGCTCTGCGCGTTCAGCCCGAACATCGGAGTGCTCGTGGCGCTGCGCTTGATTCAAGGGTTGTCCGGCGCGGCCGGCATCGTCATCTCGCGCGCAGTCGTGCGCGATTTATTTTCCGGAAACGAGATGACCCGCTTCTTCTCGCAGCTGATGCTCATAAACGGGGCCGCCCCCATTCTGGCGCCTATCATTGGAGGGCAGCTGCTCAAGGTCGTCTCTTGGCGGGGCGTCTTCGTCGCGCTGTTCCTGCTCGGGGCCGCGCTGCTGCTCGCCGTTCTGTTCACGCTGCCGGAGACGCTGCCGGCCCGGCGCCGTTCAGGCGGCGGACTTCGACAGACGCTGCGGACGTTCCGCGGCTTCGCGTCCGATCGGCTGTTTATCGGTTATGTTCTCGCTATGGGACTGGTGTCGGCGGGCATGTTCAGCTATATTTCCGGATCGCCTTTCGTCATCCAAAATGTGTTCGGCGTATCCGAGCAGGGATACAGCCTTATCTTTGCGATGAACGGCGCCGGCATAATTCTCGCTTCCCAGATTGCCGGTCGCCTCGCCGGAAAAATCGCCGTGGAGCGGCTGTTTGGCTTCGGCATCACTACAGCTGTGGCGGGCGGAACCGCGCTGCTGCTGTCAATCGTGCTGGATGGGGGACTCGTTCCGGTCGTCATCTCGCTGTTTTTTGTCGTATCCAGCGTCGGGATTGTCGGCACGACGTCCACATCGCTGGCGATGCAAAATGCGGGGCAGGCCGCGGGAAGCGCCTCCGCGCTGCTCGGCATGCTGCAGTTTGTGCTCGGGGCGGCCGCTTCGCCGCTCGTCGGGCTTGGCGGCGAGGCCGCCGCGCTGCCGATGGCTGTCGTCATTGCCTCGGCCGAAGCGCTGGCCGTCGTCATCTGCTTTACATTAATCAGAGGCGCCGGGCGGCGGCAGTAG